The Blautia obeum ATCC 29174 region GGTCTGAAAAAAATCACCGACGGAGATCTTCAATATAAGATTCCGACAGAGAAACTTTTCGGTGAACAGAAGAAGATAGCGGATTATATCAACCATATCGGAGAGGGACTGGATGCAGCAGTGGAAAACAGTCTGAAAAACGAACGAATGAAAACAGAGCTGATCACAAATGTTTCTCATGATATTAAGACTCCGCTGACTTCGATCATAAATTACATTGATCTTCTCAAACGAGAAAATCCTGAAGATCCTAAAATCAGAGGATATCTGGATGTTTTAGAGAATAAAGCACAGCGCCTCAAAGTTCTGACAGAAGATGTCGTAGAAGCTTCTAAGGCAAGTACCGGAAATATCTCCCTGGAAATGACAGAACTCAATTTTGTTGAACTTGTAAACCAGGTGATTGGAGAATTTGAAGAAAAATTTGAAGAAAGAAACCTGAAGATGGTGGTCCATTTCGATGAAGAAGAAGCAATCATCTGTGCAGACGGACGCAGACTCTGGCGAGTACTGGAGAATGTTTTTGGAAACGTATCGAAATATGCAATGGAAAATACGAGAGTCTATGTGGATGTAAAAGTTGATCGACCGAATGTGCAGCTTTCCCTCAAAAACATTTCCGCACAGCCACTGAATATCTCGGCAGATGAACTGACGGAGCGGTTTATCCGCGGTGATGTTTCACGAAATACCGAAGGAAGCGGCTTGGGACTGTCGATCGCGAAGGATCTGGTACAGCTCCAGGGTGGAGAGTTCAGATTGTATCTCGATGGGGATCTGTTTAAGGTGACGATTGAATTTAAGATGAAATAATAATAAAAGACCTTGTTCTGAATGATGTCAGAAGGAGGTCTTTTGTCGATTTTCAGATCAGCATATACTCCACATTATGTGTTTTGAGGCAGTCGGAGATCAGGTTCAGGGTTTTGCGCTGAGGATCTTTCTGGAGTTCAATTTCTTTGGACTTTTCGGACAGATGTCGGGTATTTAACATTGTTTTATACCTGTATCCGGTCTGCTACTTCATTTCCAACTGCCAGCCGGCGGTTATTGCTTCCGATGATCAGCCAGTCGCGGCATTTCTGAATAACCTGGATGGTGCTGCCTTCTTTGATGTCCATGTTTCTCATAGTTTCAAGGATTTCCGGAACACCGAACATCCATTTAATGGTACAGGTATCGCCTGTGTTTGTCTGTGATAAAGCTTGCATAAAAATCCCTCCTTTGGGGAAAAATAGAAATAGTTAGTGTCAGATAATTTAAGAGTTGCTTCTTGAATTTATAATACAACTCAGAATATATGTTCGTCAATTGGAACATCAGGTAGTCAATTCTCATGTTAGATAGAGGATGCTGACAGGAGGTAGTGTGTGCTAAATATGTAGGATTATGCATATTTATGGCATCGAAATTCACAGTTTACAAATATAGGCAAATATGCTACTATTTCTAAAGAAGCGGAAACATGAATTTCCGCAGAATATAAGCAAACTCAACGAACAAGAGAGTACATTTGTTGGCCACATTACAGAGAATTCCCCGATGGAAGAATTGCTATTCTATGAGTAGAAGAGTAGTGCAGAATGAAAAAGAATCATTCGATTCCTGTGGCTGAGAGGGAAGTGCAGGTGCAGATGGAAGATGGCTTGGGAGAGGTGCAGTCGAGATGAGCATCGATGTCAATGAGGCAATCATGTGATATGTTGGAAATGATAGTTCGGCAATTATTCAGACTGCAACAGGACCGCCTGTTATAGCGGAAGGGTATCATGACAGCGACAGATCATCATAGAAATGATTGGAATGTCAGACTGGAATCGCACCCGATGAGGTTTCTGACCGCGAGGCAGGAACGAACAGAAGTGGTAACACGGGCAGGACTCGTCTTCTCTATATAGAATAGAGAGGGCGTTTTTTTATACCCAAGGACTGCGGAAGCAGCGTGCTGCGCAGCAATCCGTTGAGTATTATTAAATTTCATATTCAGGAGGAGATAAAATGGACAAGCAGAAGTATTATATTACAACCGCGATCGCCTATACATCCGGTAAACCGCATATCGGCAATACCTATGAGATCGTATTGGCAGATGCGATCGCACGTTACAAGAGACAGGAAGGATACGATGTATTTTTCCAGACAGGAACTGACGAGCATGGCCAGAAGATTGAACTCAAAGCAGAAGAAGCAGGGATCACACCAAAGGAATTCGTAGATAACGTATCCGGCGAGATCAAGAGAATCTGGGATCTGATGAATACATCTTATGACAAATTCATCCGTACCACAGACGCTGACCACGAGAAACAGGTTCAGAAGATCTTTAAGAAAATGTACGCAAAAGGAGATATCT contains the following coding sequences:
- a CDS encoding FeoA family protein, with protein sequence MQALSQTNTGDTCTIKWMFGVPEILETMRNMDIKEGSTIQVIQKCRDWLIIGSNNRRLAVGNEVADRIQV